The proteins below come from a single Ruegeria sp. THAF33 genomic window:
- the lpxA gene encoding acyl-ACP--UDP-N-acetylglucosamine O-acyltransferase: MNGVHPSAIIEEGAQIGQDCIIGPFCHVGPQVKLGDRVELKSHVVVTGDTSIGEDTVVFNFSVIGEIPQDLKFSGENTRLEIGKRNRIREHVTINTGTEGGGGVTRIGDDCLLMAGVHVAHDVQIGNRVIMVNHAGAAGHCIVEDDVIVGGISGLHQWVRVGRGAIIGALTMVPKDVIPYGLVQASRGELDGLNLVGLKRKGVSREDISALRAAFKELSDGEGTFMDRASRIGEGNESDYVQQIVDFVTGHSDRSFLTPRK; encoded by the coding sequence ATGAACGGAGTCCATCCCAGCGCAATTATTGAAGAAGGTGCGCAGATTGGGCAGGATTGCATCATCGGTCCATTCTGCCACGTGGGCCCACAGGTGAAACTGGGCGATCGGGTCGAGTTGAAATCGCATGTGGTCGTGACGGGCGACACCTCGATTGGCGAAGATACCGTTGTGTTCAATTTCTCGGTGATTGGTGAGATCCCTCAGGATCTGAAATTCAGTGGCGAAAACACCCGGCTTGAGATTGGCAAACGCAACCGCATTCGCGAGCATGTGACAATCAATACCGGGACGGAAGGTGGCGGAGGGGTCACGCGGATCGGTGACGACTGCTTGTTGATGGCGGGTGTTCACGTGGCCCATGACGTTCAGATCGGCAACCGTGTGATCATGGTGAACCATGCCGGCGCGGCGGGGCATTGCATCGTCGAAGACGACGTGATCGTCGGTGGCATTTCGGGGTTGCATCAATGGGTGCGCGTTGGACGCGGGGCCATTATTGGCGCGCTGACCATGGTGCCGAAAGATGTTATTCCTTACGGTCTGGTACAGGCGTCGAGGGGTGAGCTGGATGGCCTAAACCTCGTCGGTCTCAAGCGCAAGGGTGTATCGCGTGAAGATATCTCGGCGCTGCGTGCGGCCTTCAAGGAATTGTCCGACGGCGAAGGCACCTTTATGGATCGCGCCAGCCGGATCGGTGAAGGCAACGAAAGCGACTATGTGCAGCAGATCGTGGATTTCGTCACCGGCCACAGTGACCGATCCTTCCTGACCCCGAGGAAATAG
- a CDS encoding phosphatidate cytidylyltransferase: MRDGRWSDLTTRVLSAAVLVVIGSIEVWLGGWWFETFIAAACGLMTWELVRMIDPQARGVAVQLGILTSITVVLSYHLPPIYTLPVVLAPALVGVGQISRSKVLFGMFVVWIVGAGLGFISIRENSGFGWMVWLIAVVVATDVAGYFVGKAVGGPKFWPKVSPKKTWSGTAGGWAAAACVGAVFASLAGFGFAFVVVSVLASMASQAGDIVESAVKRKFGVKDSSNLIPGHGGFLDRFDGMMGAALFVLIAGLIYSPGEM; the protein is encoded by the coding sequence ATGAGAGACGGCCGATGGTCTGACCTGACAACACGGGTTCTTTCTGCTGCAGTTCTGGTCGTGATCGGATCAATCGAAGTCTGGCTTGGCGGGTGGTGGTTCGAAACCTTCATTGCCGCAGCCTGTGGTCTGATGACGTGGGAATTGGTTCGAATGATCGACCCGCAAGCCCGCGGCGTGGCCGTTCAATTGGGGATTCTGACAAGCATCACCGTGGTTCTAAGCTATCATCTGCCGCCGATTTACACTTTGCCGGTCGTGCTTGCGCCTGCGCTTGTGGGAGTGGGGCAGATCAGTCGTTCGAAGGTTCTGTTCGGGATGTTCGTGGTCTGGATCGTCGGGGCCGGGCTGGGTTTCATTTCGATCCGGGAAAATTCCGGTTTTGGCTGGATGGTTTGGCTGATTGCTGTCGTGGTCGCCACGGACGTCGCGGGCTATTTCGTGGGCAAGGCGGTTGGTGGCCCGAAATTCTGGCCCAAGGTCAGCCCGAAGAAGACGTGGTCGGGAACCGCCGGAGGGTGGGCCGCCGCGGCATGTGTCGGCGCGGTTTTTGCAAGCCTGGCCGGCTTTGGATTCGCTTTTGTCGTTGTTTCCGTTTTGGCTTCAATGGCAAGTCAGGCCGGTGATATTGTCGAAAGCGCGGTCAAGCGCAAGTTCGGTGTCAAAGACAGTTCGAACCTGATACCGGGCCATGGCGGCTTTCTGGATCGGTTCGATGGCATGATGGGTGCCGCGCTGTTTGTTCTTATCGCGGGGCTGATCTATTCGCCGGGTGAAATGTAA
- a CDS encoding isoprenyl transferase — MPKDPQTELESGPRHVAIIMDGNGRWAQARGRPRLFGHHAGARRVREVVEACPGLGIKYLTVFAFSTENWKRTQVEVAGLMNLFRRYIIKETRTLADNGIRVRFIGDRVRLDSKLIELMDSLEEETKNNDLVHLTVALNYGGRDEVARATKRLARDVAEGRLKPEEVDEETLPKYLDTRVLPDPDLVIRTSGEARISNFLLWQSAYSEYEFIDTLWPDFTAAELARLCQNYGTRDRRFGAVVA, encoded by the coding sequence ATGCCAAAAGACCCGCAAACCGAGCTGGAGTCCGGCCCGCGCCATGTGGCCATCATCATGGATGGCAATGGTCGTTGGGCGCAGGCGCGCGGCCGTCCCCGGCTGTTCGGCCACCATGCCGGTGCGCGGCGCGTGCGCGAGGTTGTCGAGGCCTGCCCAGGTTTGGGGATCAAGTACCTGACGGTGTTCGCTTTTTCGACCGAAAATTGGAAGCGGACCCAGGTCGAGGTGGCTGGCCTAATGAACCTGTTCCGCCGCTATATCATCAAGGAAACCCGGACACTTGCGGATAATGGCATCCGCGTTCGGTTCATCGGGGATCGGGTCCGGCTGGATTCCAAGTTGATCGAGTTGATGGACTCGCTGGAAGAAGAAACCAAGAACAACGATCTGGTTCATTTGACCGTCGCGCTGAATTACGGTGGGCGCGACGAGGTCGCACGCGCCACCAAGCGTCTGGCGCGGGATGTGGCTGAAGGGCGGCTGAAACCCGAAGAGGTAGATGAAGAAACTCTTCCTAAGTATCTGGATACGCGGGTTCTTCCTGATCCCGACCTTGTTATTCGAACCAGCGGTGAAGCGCGGATTTCAAACTTTCTTCTTTGGCAATCGGCTTACTCGGAATATGAATTCATCGACACCCTCTGGCCGGACTTCACTGCTGCTGAGCTGGCCCGTCTGTGCCAGAATTACGGCACCAGAGATCGGCGGTTCGGAGCGGTTGTGGCATGA
- a CDS encoding OmpH family outer membrane protein → MLNRLLGRTRGPLWALCAFVTMVSAPLANAQQLGVPQASVVTLSSEELFAKSAFGQRVFREIEKESALLAEENQRIVAELSREEKELTEQRATMSADEFRPLAEAFDLKVQSHREGQRAKLDVLARRSEEAQQTFSEIVRPVLVDLLREIGASVMIERSNVVVSTSDITEAAIIRINAAIGDGSDLQEGQGE, encoded by the coding sequence ATGCTGAACAGATTGCTTGGCAGAACACGGGGCCCGCTTTGGGCCCTGTGTGCATTTGTGACGATGGTCTCGGCGCCTTTGGCAAATGCACAGCAGCTTGGTGTGCCACAAGCCAGTGTTGTCACCCTGTCCAGTGAAGAGCTGTTTGCCAAGTCCGCCTTTGGACAGCGCGTTTTTCGCGAAATTGAAAAGGAAAGCGCCTTACTGGCCGAAGAAAACCAACGGATTGTCGCGGAACTGAGCCGCGAAGAAAAGGAACTCACCGAGCAGCGCGCCACCATGTCGGCCGACGAGTTCCGCCCCCTGGCCGAGGCGTTTGATCTCAAGGTTCAGTCCCATCGCGAGGGGCAAAGGGCAAAGCTGGATGTTCTGGCCCGTCGCAGCGAAGAAGCCCAGCAGACCTTTTCCGAAATTGTGCGCCCGGTGCTTGTCGATCTGTTGCGCGAAATCGGGGCCAGCGTGATGATCGAGCGATCCAATGTCGTCGTCAGCACGTCCGACATCACCGAAGCCGCAATCATCCGAATAAACGCTGCGATAGGTGACGGAAGCGATTTACAAGAGGGTCAGGGCGAATAG
- the rseP gene encoding RIP metalloprotease RseP, whose translation MDVLSLIPQFGNLLWTIVAFVIALSVIVAVHEYGHYIVGRWSGIHAEVFSIGFGPVLWSRVDKRGTRWQIALLPFGGYVKFLGDANAASGKDEKAIEGIATQSPEELRRTMHGAPLWARAATVAAGPVFNFVMSILVFGLIFWSQGVSKEPLTVGSLQPLPGTVQELREGDVITAIAGVPTPDYDEEGAWQDFIEALPVEPVLDYTVIRDGETLDVQAPWMFPPLIRQVAPRSAAMDIQLKQGDVITAVNEEPIFAFEQLKDFVEGSDGRVLLLDVWRDGSELEFALAPRRTDEPQPDGGFVTHWRIGIIGGMMLEPATEPAGILDSLTGGVRQTGRIIEGSLSGIWHMVTGAISTCNISGPIGIAETSGAMASQGAQNFIFFIAVLSTAVGLLNLFPIPALDGGHLVFYAYEAIAGKPPSDGALRVLMGVGITLILTLMLFSVSNDLFC comes from the coding sequence TTGGACGTACTTTCCCTAATCCCGCAATTTGGCAATCTTCTCTGGACGATTGTCGCGTTTGTCATCGCATTGTCGGTCATCGTCGCGGTGCACGAATACGGCCACTACATTGTAGGGCGTTGGTCCGGCATCCATGCCGAAGTGTTCTCGATCGGGTTTGGCCCGGTTCTCTGGAGCCGTGTCGACAAACGGGGGACCAGATGGCAGATCGCGTTGCTGCCGTTTGGGGGGTACGTAAAGTTCCTGGGCGATGCCAATGCAGCATCGGGCAAGGATGAAAAGGCGATAGAAGGCATTGCCACCCAAAGCCCGGAAGAGCTGCGCCGCACCATGCACGGTGCCCCTTTGTGGGCACGGGCCGCAACGGTCGCGGCCGGACCTGTCTTCAACTTCGTCATGTCCATTCTGGTGTTTGGCCTGATTTTCTGGTCACAGGGCGTATCAAAAGAGCCGCTGACAGTTGGATCGTTGCAACCCTTGCCGGGCACTGTGCAGGAACTGAGAGAAGGTGATGTGATCACGGCCATCGCCGGTGTTCCGACACCTGACTATGATGAAGAGGGGGCCTGGCAGGACTTTATTGAGGCGCTGCCTGTGGAACCGGTTCTGGATTACACGGTGATCCGGGACGGTGAAACGCTGGATGTACAAGCACCATGGATGTTTCCACCCCTGATCCGCCAAGTGGCCCCACGCAGCGCGGCGATGGATATTCAGCTGAAACAAGGCGATGTCATCACGGCGGTGAACGAGGAGCCGATCTTTGCCTTCGAGCAGCTGAAGGATTTTGTCGAAGGGTCCGATGGCCGGGTTCTTCTGTTGGACGTCTGGCGGGATGGGTCCGAGCTGGAATTCGCATTGGCCCCGCGACGCACGGATGAACCTCAGCCGGATGGCGGTTTCGTCACCCATTGGCGGATTGGGATCATCGGGGGCATGATGCTGGAGCCGGCAACTGAACCGGCTGGTATTCTGGATTCACTGACCGGCGGTGTCAGACAGACGGGCCGCATTATCGAAGGGTCGCTGTCGGGTATATGGCACATGGTGACGGGGGCAATCAGCACCTGCAACATCTCGGGGCCGATCGGAATTGCCGAAACCTCGGGGGCAATGGCCAGCCAGGGGGCGCAGAACTTCATTTTCTTCATCGCGGTTCTGTCGACGGCGGTCGGATTGCTGAACCTGTTTCCGATCCCGGCATTGGATGGCGGGCATCTCGTGTTCTACGCCTATGAAGCCATTGCAGGGAAACCACCCAGTGATGGGGCCTTGCGGGTGCTCATGGGGGTAGGGATCACCTTAATTCTCACCCTCATGCTGTTTTCAGTGAGCAACGATCTGTTCTGCTAA
- the frr gene encoding ribosome recycling factor — MSDDFELDTDDLQRRMDGAMANLKTEFASLRTGRASASMLEPVMVDAYGSMTPINQVGTVNVPEPRMVTVNVWDKSLVGKVEKAIRESGLGINPQLNGTIIMLPIPELNEERRRELSKVAGQYAENARIAIRNVRRDGMDQIKKAKADGMSEDDQKLWESEVQDMTDEMIKAVDAALETKQAEIMQV; from the coding sequence ATGTCTGACGACTTCGAACTGGACACCGATGATCTGCAGCGCCGCATGGATGGCGCAATGGCCAATCTGAAAACCGAATTTGCATCATTGCGAACAGGGCGTGCTTCGGCCTCGATGCTGGAACCTGTCATGGTTGACGCTTACGGTTCGATGACACCGATCAACCAGGTGGGCACCGTGAACGTGCCCGAACCGCGAATGGTCACTGTAAACGTCTGGGACAAGTCACTGGTGGGTAAGGTGGAAAAGGCCATCCGCGAAAGCGGCCTTGGGATCAATCCGCAATTGAACGGCACCATCATAATGCTGCCGATACCCGAGTTGAACGAAGAACGTCGCCGCGAGCTGAGCAAGGTCGCCGGTCAATACGCGGAAAACGCACGCATTGCGATCCGGAACGTGCGTCGCGATGGTATGGATCAGATCAAGAAGGCCAAGGCGGACGGCATGTCGGAAGATGACCAGAAGCTTTGGGAAAGTGAAGTTCAGGACATGACGGATGAGATGATCAAGGCCGTAGATGCTGCGCTCGAAACCAAGCAAGCCGAAATCATGCAGGTCTGA
- the dxr gene encoding 1-deoxy-D-xylulose-5-phosphate reductoisomerase, whose translation MRKVSVFGATGSIGQNTIDLISRAPSEYDVVALTGGVNIQRLADDARRLGADIAVTAHEDRLDDLRSALSGSGVEAAAGPRAIVEAAARPADWIMSAIVGSAGLAPGIEALKQGTTLALANKETLVCAGSLVLETAKQHGARLLPVDSEHSAVFQALVGEDVETVERVIITASGGAFRDWPLKELVNATVEQASSHPNWDMGQRITIDSASMFNKALEVIETKEYFGVEPDQIEVLVHPESIVHALVGYRDGAMMAHMGAPDMRHAIGYALHWPERRELPIQRLDLAKLGQLRFNAPDLARYPALKLARDVMARGGLAGAVFNAAKERALDHFIARRTGFLNMADAVAAVLDRFDASDSLIDAPMTLDNVQQTDHLARQWVDDAVVERAG comes from the coding sequence ATGCGAAAGGTATCTGTTTTTGGAGCCACCGGGTCGATCGGGCAGAACACGATTGATCTGATTTCGCGCGCACCGTCCGAGTATGACGTCGTGGCCTTGACCGGTGGTGTCAATATTCAAAGGCTTGCGGATGACGCGCGTCGGCTCGGTGCCGATATTGCCGTCACCGCTCATGAAGACCGGCTTGATGACCTGCGTTCCGCTTTGTCCGGCAGTGGCGTCGAGGCGGCTGCGGGCCCGCGTGCCATTGTCGAGGCCGCGGCCCGTCCGGCGGATTGGATCATGTCGGCCATTGTCGGCTCGGCCGGGTTGGCGCCGGGGATCGAGGCGTTGAAACAGGGGACGACCCTGGCACTGGCCAACAAAGAGACATTGGTCTGCGCAGGATCATTGGTTCTGGAAACGGCCAAACAGCATGGTGCGCGATTGCTGCCGGTCGACAGCGAGCATTCGGCAGTGTTTCAGGCTTTGGTCGGTGAAGACGTCGAAACAGTCGAGCGTGTGATCATCACCGCCAGCGGCGGGGCGTTCCGAGATTGGCCCCTGAAAGAACTGGTGAACGCGACTGTTGAACAAGCTTCCAGCCATCCGAATTGGGATATGGGGCAGCGTATCACTATCGACAGCGCATCGATGTTCAACAAAGCGTTGGAAGTCATCGAAACAAAAGAATATTTCGGTGTCGAACCGGATCAGATCGAAGTGCTGGTTCATCCGGAATCCATAGTACACGCCCTGGTTGGCTATCGTGATGGTGCGATGATGGCCCATATGGGGGCACCCGATATGCGCCACGCCATCGGTTACGCGCTGCATTGGCCCGAAAGACGGGAATTGCCGATACAGCGCCTTGATTTGGCCAAGCTGGGGCAACTGCGTTTCAACGCGCCGGATCTGGCACGTTATCCCGCATTGAAACTGGCCCGAGACGTGATGGCGCGTGGCGGCCTGGCGGGTGCTGTTTTCAACGCCGCGAAGGAACGTGCGCTGGATCATTTCATCGCGCGCCGGACCGGATTTCTGAATATGGCTGATGCCGTCGCCGCGGTTCTCGACAGGTTCGACGCGTCAGACAGCCTTATTGATGCCCCGATGACCCTTGATAACGTACAGCAAACAGACCATCTGGCACGTCAGTGGGTCGATGACGCTGTGGTGGAACGAGCAGGATAG
- the bamA gene encoding outer membrane protein assembly factor BamA, protein MTFPHAAQAQNYTINSFDVEGNRRIETGTIIARTGIEPGQTVTAGQLNDAYQRLLDSGVFETVELTPRGSTLVITVQEYPTINQISIEGNARVKDDVLLDVIESQPRRVFTPQLAESDADMIAEVYSAQGRVAATVIPRIIRRSDNRVDLVFEVAEGTTIEVERVSFVGNRAFSDRRLRRVLETKQATFLRTFFRNDTFIGDRIEFDKQVIRDFYLSRGYVDFRVNSANVEFTRERDAFFLVMNVTEGQKFSFGKITTVSEIPGVDPAPYQDALKIKPGVTYTPTLVENSITRQERLGLKQGVDFLRVEPRVTRNDRDLTLDVEFVLTKGPRIFVERIDIEGNTTTLDRVIRRQFDTVEGDPFNPREIRQAAERINALGFFAVAEVEPREGSSPSQVILDVDVEEQPTGSLSLGGSYSVTDGFGIAIGLNESNFLGRGQNLGVSISTAQDSEQYTLSFTEPYLLGRKLRFDLGLGLSATNSGFASYDTSSLFFAPQLTYAIGELSALRVRYGWDRSEMTQQDNEVNGAVISSEIAQGKRTSSSLGLSYIYDSRLGGLDPNTGVLFEVGVDAAGLGGDNKYFKTTARGIAQTRVWNEEVVLRATMELGALHWRGNDFSRTVDRFVLGPNTFRGFEPAGIGPRDLSNGQDDAIGGNYYWVARFETDFPLGLPEELGLRGGLFYDVGNLYNIDNVNTAGATIVGANGSIRHVIGISVLWETPFGPLQFNFSQPLKKESFDKEQNFDFTIQARF, encoded by the coding sequence ATGACTTTTCCGCATGCAGCACAGGCGCAAAACTATACGATCAATTCGTTTGATGTTGAGGGCAATCGCCGGATTGAAACCGGTACGATCATCGCCCGAACGGGAATCGAACCTGGCCAGACTGTAACAGCGGGCCAGCTCAACGATGCCTATCAGCGTTTGCTTGACAGTGGTGTATTTGAAACAGTTGAGCTGACGCCGCGGGGGTCTACGCTGGTCATCACAGTTCAGGAATATCCGACGATCAATCAGATCAGCATCGAGGGTAACGCCCGTGTCAAAGACGACGTGTTGTTGGACGTTATCGAATCTCAGCCGCGCCGCGTCTTTACCCCGCAGTTGGCCGAGTCTGACGCCGACATGATTGCTGAAGTGTATTCAGCCCAAGGCCGAGTTGCCGCGACCGTAATCCCTCGGATTATCCGCCGTAGCGACAACCGAGTTGATCTGGTTTTTGAAGTGGCAGAAGGCACGACCATTGAAGTGGAACGTGTCAGCTTTGTTGGCAACCGTGCCTTTTCGGACCGTCGTTTGCGCCGTGTTCTGGAAACCAAGCAGGCAACCTTCCTGCGGACGTTCTTCCGGAACGACACGTTCATCGGCGATCGTATCGAGTTCGACAAGCAAGTCATTCGGGATTTCTACCTTTCACGAGGCTATGTCGACTTCCGCGTGAACAGCGCCAACGTCGAGTTTACCCGTGAAAGGGATGCTTTTTTCCTGGTGATGAATGTAACCGAGGGTCAAAAGTTCTCGTTCGGTAAAATCACGACCGTCAGCGAAATTCCGGGCGTCGATCCGGCACCTTATCAGGACGCGCTGAAGATCAAACCCGGCGTGACATATACGCCGACGCTTGTTGAAAACTCGATTACAAGACAGGAGCGACTGGGCCTGAAGCAAGGCGTGGATTTCCTTCGGGTGGAACCACGTGTTACGCGCAATGACCGCGATCTGACTTTGGATGTCGAATTTGTTCTGACAAAAGGTCCTCGGATCTTTGTCGAGCGGATCGATATTGAAGGCAACACAACCACCCTGGACCGAGTGATCCGGCGGCAGTTTGACACTGTCGAAGGTGACCCGTTCAACCCACGCGAAATCCGTCAGGCTGCGGAGCGTATCAATGCCTTGGGCTTCTTTGCTGTTGCCGAAGTCGAACCACGCGAGGGATCGTCGCCAAGCCAGGTCATTCTGGATGTAGACGTTGAAGAACAACCCACCGGCTCCTTGAGCCTCGGAGGCAGCTACTCGGTTACGGACGGTTTCGGGATTGCAATTGGTCTGAACGAATCCAACTTCCTGGGCCGTGGCCAGAACCTTGGTGTCTCGATCTCCACCGCGCAGGACTCGGAACAATATACGCTCAGCTTTACAGAGCCCTATCTGCTGGGCCGCAAGCTGCGCTTTGATCTTGGTCTGGGGCTGTCGGCTACCAATTCCGGGTTTGCAAGCTACGACACAAGCAGTCTTTTCTTTGCACCGCAGCTGACCTACGCGATTGGTGAATTGTCGGCTCTGCGGGTTCGCTATGGCTGGGACCGCAGCGAGATGACGCAGCAGGACAATGAAGTTAACGGTGCGGTGATTTCTTCTGAAATTGCGCAGGGCAAACGGACGTCCAGTTCCTTGGGACTGTCCTACATTTATGACAGCCGTCTCGGCGGCCTGGACCCCAACACTGGCGTTCTGTTTGAAGTAGGTGTTGATGCTGCTGGGCTTGGTGGGGACAACAAATACTTCAAGACCACGGCGCGTGGTATCGCGCAAACCCGGGTTTGGAACGAAGAGGTGGTGCTTCGGGCAACGATGGAACTGGGCGCTCTGCACTGGCGCGGAAACGATTTCAGCCGTACCGTTGACCGGTTTGTGCTGGGCCCCAATACTTTCCGGGGTTTCGAACCTGCGGGTATCGGACCGCGTGACCTGTCCAACGGTCAGGATGACGCGATCGGGGGCAACTACTACTGGGTTGCCCGTTTCGAAACCGACTTCCCGCTGGGTCTTCCCGAGGAACTCGGTCTACGCGGTGGCTTGTTCTATGATGTTGGCAACCTCTACAACATCGACAACGTCAATACGGCAGGTGCAACTATTGTCGGTGCAAACGGATCGATCCGGCACGTGATTGGGATTTCGGTGCTCTGGGAAACTCCATTCGGGCCGTTGCAGTTCAACTTTTCGCAGCCTCTCAAGAAAGAATCTTTCGACAAGGAGCAGAACTTTGACTTCACGATCCAGGCCCGGTTCTGA
- the fabZ gene encoding 3-hydroxyacyl-ACP dehydratase FabZ codes for MSTETKSADIQLIQRILPHRYPFLLVDKVVDISGYQSARGIKNVTMNEPHFQGHFPGTPIMPGVTIVEAMAQTAGVMLGVGMDVIDTELLIYFMSIDKCKFRRKVVPGDVLEMHVETVRGKKGGKLFKFSGRATVEGEVAAEAEFSAYVDWDMEKTT; via the coding sequence ATGAGCACTGAAACCAAAAGCGCAGACATTCAGCTGATCCAGAGGATCCTGCCGCACCGCTATCCGTTTTTGCTGGTCGACAAGGTGGTAGATATCTCGGGCTATCAGTCGGCGCGTGGAATCAAAAACGTCACCATGAACGAACCGCATTTTCAGGGGCATTTCCCCGGTACGCCTATCATGCCGGGTGTCACGATTGTCGAGGCGATGGCGCAGACCGCCGGTGTGATGCTGGGTGTGGGAATGGACGTCATCGACACCGAGTTGTTGATTTACTTCATGAGCATCGACAAGTGCAAATTCCGCCGCAAGGTTGTGCCCGGTGATGTGCTGGAAATGCATGTGGAAACCGTACGTGGGAAAAAAGGCGGAAAGCTGTTCAAATTCAGCGGCCGTGCAACTGTCGAAGGCGAAGTCGCCGCCGAGGCGGAATTCTCGGCCTATGTCGACTGGGATATGGAAAAAACAACATGA